The sequence ACCTTTTTGGTTGGTGCTCGTTATGATTATGTAAATATAAATGGGAGGTATGATTTTGATATTGAAAAATCAGATGACCAAAAAACTTTAAATGCATTTGTTCCACGAATTACAGCAATGTACGAAGTGACAGATTATTTAAAAATTCGTGCTTCCTATTCGCAAGGTTACCGCGCACCTCAAGCTTTTAACGAAGATTTACATATCGAAACAGTTGGTGGAGCAGCTTCTTTCACAGTTTTATCACCAGATTTAAAGACCGAAAAATCAAACAGTATAAATGCTTCTTTAAACTTCTCTAAAAATTTAGGAGACGTACAAACAAACATTATTTTAGAAGGATTTACAACCAAACTTAACGATGTTTTTATCACTGCAGATGCAAAAGAATTGCCAAGTGGTGTTTCGGTTTTAACCAAAAGAAACGGTTCTGGCGCTCGAGTAACGGGATTGAATCTCGAAGCGAGTTTTGCTTTAAGTAGAGCGTTTAATTTACAACTTGGAGGAACTGTTCAGAATGCAAAATATGATGAAACTGAAGAACTTTGGAAATCCAAAGACGAAACTGAAATTGTGGGAACAAAAAATATGTTACGCACACCAAATACGTACGGATATTATACGTTGAGTTATAATCCAATAAAACCGTTGACTTTATCTTTATCTGGAGTTTATACAGGTAAAATGGATGTGACACACATGGTTGATCCAGAAACAGAACGCACAGTAATTAAACGTACCAAAGACTTTTTTGAAAATAATATTCGCGTAGCTTATGATTTTGATTTTAAAGATAATTGCATTCAGATTTATACCGGAATTCAAAATATGTTTCATGCATACCAAAAAGATTTTGATCGTGGAGCTTTGCGCGATGCAAATTTTATTTATGGACCATCTCGCCCGCAAACATTTTTCTTTGGTGCAAAATACACGCTTAATTAATCAATGAAAAAGAAGTTTTTGAATAAGAAATACATGGTTTTGTTTTGTATTTGGATGAATTTCGGTTTCAGTCAAGTACAAATGTTCGATATAAATCAAATCGATTCGTTGATGCAGCTTAAAGCAAAACCTATTTTAATGTTACTTTCAACCGATTGGTGTTCGTATTGTAAAGTTCAAAAACAATTGGTTCAGAAAAGTGAAGTGTTTAAAAAACAAGCATCTAATTTTTATTATTCAGAATTTGATGCCGAAAGTTTTGATGTTATTATTTTTAATAAAACCCAATTCAAAAGCAACAACAAAAAGAAACGAAAAACCACGCACGAACTCGCAATGGCTCTAAACGGAAACAACAAACCTGTTTATCCTATGTGGATTCTTTTAGACGAAAATTATCAAATCCTATACAAATATTCAGGTTTTTTAAAACCTAAGTTTCTGGATGAGTTGGTAGAGAAAATTTAGTAAAATCAAACCTTACAGAAATGTGAGGTTTTTTTCTTGAATATTTACGAAAAGAAAAAGTATAAAAAAAGCCCCACAGATAGGCGAGGCACTAAATGTTTTCACAACGGAATAATCCTTATTGTGAATTCCTTTCAAAAACCAAATATACGTAATTTTTTTTTGTTACACTAAGGGTTTTCACTGATATGTGAATTTTTTTTTATTTGTATCTTGTGTTTTCTTAATCAATTTAAACA comes from Flavobacterium sp. I3-2 and encodes:
- a CDS encoding thioredoxin fold domain-containing protein, encoding MKKKFLNKKYMVLFCIWMNFGFSQVQMFDINQIDSLMQLKAKPILMLLSTDWCSYCKVQKQLVQKSEVFKKQASNFYYSEFDAESFDVIIFNKTQFKSNNKKKRKTTHELAMALNGNNKPVYPMWILLDENYQILYKYSGFLKPKFLDELVEKI